The Populus alba chromosome 4, ASM523922v2, whole genome shotgun sequence genome contains a region encoding:
- the LOC118057012 gene encoding uncharacterized protein has translation MPVFNFPLKRNLDVHLENFFNSITVRKKYGAMAATATVIFASVYIGWAYAKRSCKKQKKKVHRVFTRSMSVGVLHGGKLALERVIDYHRARADEASLKAAEKELKDLLIEEHPDFVKLQSTVAMLEMSGKEAVAVGILEKQLQRARKDGKSHVAYEIENVACRNAHLPGRIQEGF, from the exons ATGCCTGTTTTCAACTTTCCCCTGAAGAGAAACCTAGACGTACACTTAGAGAATTTCTTTAACAGCATCACTGTAAGGAAAAAATATGGAGCAATGGCGGCGACGGCAACCGTAATTTTTGCCAGCGTTTACATCGGATGGGCTTATGCAAAACGTTCATGtaagaagcaaaaaaagaaggttCACAGAGTGTTTACAAGATCGATGTCTGTAGGAGTTCTCCATGGAGGGAAACTGGCCTTGGAGAGAGTGATTGATTATCATCGTGCTCGAGCAGATGAAGCGTCACTTAAAGCAGCTGAAAAAGAGTTGAAGGATTTACTGATAGAAGAACATCCTGATTTCGTAAAGCTACAG AGCACTGTTGCAATGCTGGAAATGAGTGGAAAAGAAGCAGTTGCGGTGGGAATACTGGAAAAACAACTGCAAAGGGCTCGAAAGGATGGGAAATCACATGTAGCTTATGAGATTGAAAATGTTGCTTGTCGAAATGCACATCTACCAG GGAGAATTCAAGAAGGCTTTTAG
- the LOC118057010 gene encoding uncharacterized protein isoform X1, translated as MFSETPKTQTIMASMPCVGNGNPLSMLVCIPSTVSIIPRRTKPRLSLVPSSPSLTSCYTRHKLGHLFRPVICASSDRSPTPSRNENNGDNKIVKAAVGASIALACALGIIGGNFRMYPKAIAGPRELYQKAPQAEERPSSLAKLALESFLDVTSDLASTDEESPIETFDPHPNPSIEQVKEIKKHAVRLMIYGEPEEAVRYLQEAFEKYKNDPEPAYNVEMTLVEILIYQHKYELALKCDCLNHDDELGPSDARVFLYKAIIYTMLDFEEEARIWWERYAHVC; from the exons ATGTTTTCTGAAACTCCTAAAACGCAAACCATCATGGCATCAATGCCTTGCGTTGGCAATGGAAACCCACTTTCAATGCTTGTATGCATACCTTCCACTGTCAGCATTATTCCACGGAGGACTAAACCTCGTTTAAGCCTTGTCCCTAGTTCTCCTTCGCTTACAAGCTGCTATACACGCCACAAACTTGGGCATCTCTTCCGTCCTGTAATTTGCGCATCATCAGACAGGTCTCCAACACcttcaagaaatgaaaacaatggCGACAACAAAATTGTGAAAGCCGCAGTGGGGGCATCTATAGCTTTGGCTTGCGCTCTTGGTATAATTGGTGGTAACTTCAGAATGTATCCTAAAGCCATTGCAGGTCCCAGGGAATTATATCAGAAAGCTCCTCAAGCAGAAGAACGTCCATCATCACTTGCGAAGCTGGCACTCGAATCATTCCTGGATGTGACATCGGACCTGGCTTCTACCGATGAAGAGAGCCCAATTGAAACTTTTGATCCGCATCCAAATCCTTCAATAGAGCAAGTTAAAGAGATCAAG AAGCATGCAGTGCGTCTTATGATATATGGGGAACCTGAAGAAGCAGTGCGGTATCTGCAAGAAGCATTTGAGAAGTATAAGAACGATCCTGAGCCTGCATACAATGTGGAAATGACATTAGTGGAAATTCTAATTTATCAG CACAAATACGAACTTGCTTTGAAATGCGACTGCCTCAACCATGATGATGAACTCGGCCCTTCAGATGCCCGGGTTTTCCTTTACAAG GCTATTATATATACCATGTTGGATTTCGAAGAGGAAGCAAGGATATGGTGGGAAAGATACGCACATGTATGCTGA
- the LOC118057010 gene encoding uncharacterized protein isoform X2, with the protein MFSETPKTQTIMASMPCVGNGNPLSMLVCIPSTVSIIPRRTKPRLSLVPSSPSLTSCYTRHKLGHLFRPVICASSDRSPTPSRNENNGDNKIVKAAVGASIALACALGIIGGNFRMYPKAIAGPRELYQKAPQAEERPSSLAKLALESFLDVTSDLASTDEESPIETFDPHPNPSIEQVKEIKKHAVRLMIYGEPEEAVRYLQEAFEKYKNDPEPAYNVEMTLVEILIYQAIIYTMLDFEEEARIWWERYAHVC; encoded by the exons ATGTTTTCTGAAACTCCTAAAACGCAAACCATCATGGCATCAATGCCTTGCGTTGGCAATGGAAACCCACTTTCAATGCTTGTATGCATACCTTCCACTGTCAGCATTATTCCACGGAGGACTAAACCTCGTTTAAGCCTTGTCCCTAGTTCTCCTTCGCTTACAAGCTGCTATACACGCCACAAACTTGGGCATCTCTTCCGTCCTGTAATTTGCGCATCATCAGACAGGTCTCCAACACcttcaagaaatgaaaacaatggCGACAACAAAATTGTGAAAGCCGCAGTGGGGGCATCTATAGCTTTGGCTTGCGCTCTTGGTATAATTGGTGGTAACTTCAGAATGTATCCTAAAGCCATTGCAGGTCCCAGGGAATTATATCAGAAAGCTCCTCAAGCAGAAGAACGTCCATCATCACTTGCGAAGCTGGCACTCGAATCATTCCTGGATGTGACATCGGACCTGGCTTCTACCGATGAAGAGAGCCCAATTGAAACTTTTGATCCGCATCCAAATCCTTCAATAGAGCAAGTTAAAGAGATCAAG AAGCATGCAGTGCGTCTTATGATATATGGGGAACCTGAAGAAGCAGTGCGGTATCTGCAAGAAGCATTTGAGAAGTATAAGAACGATCCTGAGCCTGCATACAATGTGGAAATGACATTAGTGGAAATTCTAATTTATCAG GCTATTATATATACCATGTTGGATTTCGAAGAGGAAGCAAGGATATGGTGGGAAAGATACGCACATGTATGCTGA
- the LOC118030410 gene encoding G-type lectin S-receptor-like serine/threonine-protein kinase SD2-5 — protein sequence MAMWPLSDILLVQLLIMLSPACFLEAQTSYSTAQNYYPSWTNNLSIPARGFDSYQMILLSEYWSFACGFYSKDQENDSFYFAVVSLNQTYAGAIVNFTLQHVIWLANENKPVGRNATLKLLPEGNLVLRDADGALVWSTNTSNMSVAGIKMMETGMLVLQDHNNKTVWQSFSNTAHVSTSWTNNDPISAMPFNLFKIIMMHGAGFYCGFLSKDRNSFYFAIWKKKSEYSGDDDPEALWLANRNRPVGENATLQFLPDGDLVLRDADGAFVWSTNTSNMSVAGMRMMETGNLELQDHNNKIVWAIFLDRNSFYFAIWKQSEVSGDDVPEALWLANRNRPVGENATLHFLPDGDLVLRDADGTFVWSSNTSSMSVAGMRMMETGNLELYDVNNKTVWNSFDHPSDVLLLGNKLVAGQKLVASVSKTNRSEGVFSLSVILQGLFASYQATAPQKYFKFSVLGGIDSLQLSHDESSGNLALLIMSASPDEPNTMLTSTIKYSATAYMKFDPDGHLRIYDGNMIDGVDLLTDMSACDYPTACGNYGMCLNGQCSCPAGFARANTPNDQGNYNCCITLMILMGIVFLPSPVLTLTGDGKERNSYHSNAFIKTSNDGENGSAFTSSINPTSSINPKIIAGSTIGAILVMSLIGGLCIMVWRKKRDREEGMEDLNQLSGMPMRFTYQELRVATWDFEKKLGGGGFGSVFEGILENGEKIAVKRLDALGQGQKEFLAEVKSIGSIHHVSLARLIGFCADKLHRLLVYEFMCCGSLDKWIFCREPLLHPLDFQTRRNIIMDVAKGLAYLHEECRQRIVHLDIKPQNILLDENLHAKISDFGLSKLIDRDQSQVVTTMRGTPGYLAPELFSSVITEKADVYSFGIVVMEVVCGKKNLDRSQPAECMHLLPILMKRAQEDQLIDMVDNSSEDMQLHRLEAAEMMRVAIWCLQSDHTRRPSMSTVVKVLEGTMGVEADLDYCLQNATTMAAIRREAELGSTATLLPSLLSGPR from the exons ATGGCTATGTGGCCTTTGAGTGATATCCTGCTAGTGCAGCTTTTGATCATGTTATCTCCTGCATGCTTCCTAGAAGCTCAAACTTCTTACTCCACAGCCCAAAATTATTACCCATCATGGACAAACAATTTGTCCATTCCAGCGAGAGGCTTTGATTCCTACCAAATGATCTTGTTGAGTGAGTATTGGTCTTTTGCTTGTGGATTTTACTCCAAAGACCAGGAAAatgattccttttattttgcagTTGTATCACTCAACCAAACATATGCAGGAGCTATTGTTAATTTCACTCTTCAGCATGTCATATGGTTGGCAAATGAAAATAAGCCTGTTGGACGGAACGCAACTCTAAAGTTACTTCCAGAAGGAAATTTGGTTCTGAGAGATGCAGATGGAGCTTTAGTCTGGTCTACCAACACGTCTAACATGTCTGTTGCGGGTATAAAGATGATGGAAACAGGGATGCTTGTGCTTCAAGACCACAATAATAAGACTGTGTGGCAATCTTTCAGTAATACAGCACATGTGTCCACTTCATGGACGAATAATGATCCCATATCAGCCATGCcttttaatctatttaaaataatcatgatGCACGGAGCTGGTTTTTATTGTGGATTTCTCTCCAAGGACCGGAATTCCTTCTATTTTGCTATATGGAAGAAGAAGTCGGAATATTCTGGAGATGATGATCCGGAGGCCTTATGGTTAGCAAACAGAAACAGGCCTGTTGGTGAGAACGCAACTTTACAATTTTTACCAGATGGAGATTTGGTTCTGAGAGATGCTGATGGAGCTTTCGTTTGGTCTACTAACACATCTAACATGTCTGTTGCGGGTATGAGGATGATGGAAACTGGAAACCTTGAGCTTCAAGACCACAATAATAAGATTGTGTGGGCAATCTTTTTA GACCGGAATTCCTTCTATTTTGCAATATGGAAGCAATCGGAAGTTTCTGGAGATGATGTTCCGGAGGCCTTGTGGTTAGCAAACAGAAACAGGCCTGTTGGTGAGAACGCAACTTTACATTTTTTACCAGATGGAGATTTGGTCTTGAGAGATGCTGATGGAACTTTCGTTTGGTCTTCTAACACATCTAGCATGTCTGTTGCGGGTATGAGGATGATGGAAACTGGAAACCTTGAGCTTTATGATGTCAATAACAAGACTGTTTGGAATTCATTTGATCATCCTTCTGATGTACTGCTTCTTGGGAACAAATTAGTGGCAGGACAGAAGCTGGTGGCAAGTGTTTCGAAAACTAATAGATCTGAAGGTGTCTTCAGCCTCTCTGTGATCCTACAAGGTTTGTTTGCTTCTTACCAAGCTACTGCGCCACAAAAGTACTTCAAATTCTCAGTTTTGGGGGGCATAGACAGCCTCCAACTAAGTCATGATGAATCCTCTGGTAATCTTGCTTTACTTATAATGTCAGCTTCACCTGATGAGCCGAATACAATGCTTACAAGCACCATTAAATACTCAGCGACGGCTTACATGAAATTTGATCCTGATGGGCATCTCAGAATTTATGATGGCAACATGATCGACGGGGTTGATCTGTTGACAGATATGAGTGCATGTGATTACCCAACAGCTTGTGGTAATTATGGGATGTGCTTAAATGGACAGTGCTCGTGCCCAGCAGGATTTGCTCGAGCCAATACCCCAAATGATCAAGGCAACTACAATTGCTG TATTACTTTAATGATTCTCATGGGAATTGTTTTTTTGCCCTCACCAGTTCTTACACTAACGGGTGATGGTAAGGAAAGAAACAGTTACCATTCTAATGCCTTCATCAAAACTTCTAATGATGGAGAGAATGGAAGTGCTTTTACATCTTCTATCAATCCTACATCTTCTAtcaatcctaaaataatagCAGGATCAACTATTGGAGCCATCCTTGTTATGAGTTTAATTGGTGGTCTATGTATTATGGTTTGGAGGAAGAAAAGAGATCGAGAGGAAGGAATGGAAGACTTGAATCAACTATCAGGAATGCCCATGAGATTCACATACCAAGAACTAAGAGTGGCAACTTGGGATTTTGAGAAGAAGCTTGGAGGAGGAGGGTTTGGATCAGTTTTTGAAGGAATTCtagaaaatggagaaaaaattgCAGTAAAGCGCCTAGATGCTTTAGGCCAAGGGCAGAAGGAATTCTTGGCTGAGGTCAAAAGTATAGGAAGCATCCATCATGTCAGCCTGGCGAGGCTAATTGGATTCTGTGCTGATAAATTGCATAGGCTTTTAGTCTACGAGTTCATGTGCTGTGGGTCTTTGGATAAGTGGATTTTCTGCAGGGAACCACTACTACATCCTCTGGACTTCCAAACTAGAAGAAACATTATCATGGATGTAGCAAAGGGGCTGGCCTATCTCCATGAAGAATGCAGACAAAGAATAGTCCACTTAGACATCAAACCACAAAACATTTTGTTGGATGAAAATCTGCATGCTAAGATCTCTGATTTTGGCTTGTCTAAGTTGATTGACAGGGATCAAAGTCAAGTGGTGACCACAATGAGAGGAACTCCTGGGTACTTGGCTCCTGAATTATTCAGCTCAGTCATCACAGAGAAGGCAGATGTTTATAGTTTTGGAATCGTAGTCATGGAAGTTGTCTGCGGAAAGAAAAATCTGGATAGGTCACAGCCAGCTGAGTGCATGCATTTGCTCCCTATTCTTATGAAGAGGGCACAGGAGGATCAATTGATTGATATGGTTGACAATAGCAGTGAGGATATGCAATTGCACAGGTTAGAAGCTGCGGAGATGATGAGGGTTGCTATTTGGTGTCTGCAAAGTGATCACACCAGGAGGCCTAGCATGTCAACCGTGGTTAAGGTCTTAGAGGGCACCATGGGTGTTGAGGCAGACCTAGACTATTGCCTTCAGAATGCAACAACAATGGCAGCAATAAGAAGAGAGGCAGAGCTGGGCAGTACTGCCACATTGCTGCCATCACTACTATCAGGACCAAGGTGA
- the LOC118030300 gene encoding uncharacterized protein — protein MAATCLHILSIMKAIMHPYLILSICIHTQQVWQFWMIMLKSGNMDTYSAKCPKNGHRVGPFGPDTGFPCFGKGCMNQPFIYHDYTTLQGPNRTTLKGRFHGSWDLDADLSKGLMDNISYHSVTWEKEVGKGSWVFHHLLRTSTKYPWLMLYLRSDATHDVSGGYHYPTRGMSKIIPESPNFKVRFTLNVINGGGPSSQFYLMDMGSCWKNDGKPSDGNVTSDVTRYSEMIINPNISSWCHPTNLNVCPPYHTFPDGTRIHRNDTARFPYAAYHLYCSPGNAEHLEVPYSLCDPYSNPQPQEILQILPHPVWGEYGYPTKQGEGWIGDPRTWELDVGRLSQSLYFYQDPGTPPARRQWMSIDLGTEIFKAPNQVAEWTVSDFDIIIPEQ, from the exons ATGGCAGCCACTTGCCTCCATATTTTGTCAATAATGAAAGCCATCATGCACCCATATTTGATTCTTTCCATTTGTATCCATACTCAACAAGTTTGGCAATTCTGGATGATCATGCTCAAGAGCGGCAACATGGACACTTACTCAGCCAAGTGCCCCAAAAATGGCCACAGAGTGGGGCCTTTCGGCCCTGACACTGGATTCCCTTGCTTTGGAAAAGGGTGCATGAACCAGCCATTCATTTATCATGATTACACCACGTTGCAAGGGCCTAATAGGACGACACTTAAAGGAAGGTTTCATGGGTCATGGGATTTGGATGCAGATTTGAGCAAGGGACTAATGGATAACATTTCATACCATTCTGTGACATGGGAGAAGGAGGTAGGAAAGGGAAGTTGggtttttcatcatcttttgagGACCTCAACAAAGTATCCATGGTTAATGCTTTACTTGAGATCAGATGCCACACATGATGTTTCTGGTGGGTACCATTACCCAACAAGGGGTATGTCAAAAATT ATCCCAGAATCACCAAACTTCAAAGTAAGGTTCACTTTAAATGTAATCAATGGTGGGGGTCCTAGCAGCCAGTTCTACCTGATGGACATGGGAAGCTGTTGGAAGAACGATGGGAAACCTTCTGATGGAAATGTTACTTCAGATGTCACTCGATACAGCGAAATGATCATAAATCCAAACATAAGTTCATGGTGCCATCCAACCAACCTCAATGTGTGCCCTCCTTACCATACATTTCCCGATGGAACACGTATCCATCGCAATGACACTGCTCGCTTCCCTTATGCCGCCTATCACTTGTACTGTTCTCCGGGGAACGCAGAGCATCTTGAAGTTCCTTATAGTTTGTGTGATCCCTATAGCAATCCTCAGCCTCAGGAGATACTACAGATTTTGCCACATCCAGTTTGGGGTGAGTATGGATATCCTACCAAGCAAGGTGAGGGTTGGATTGGTGACCCGAGAACTTGGGAACTTGATGTTGGGAGGTTGTCGCAATCACTTTACTTCTACCAG GATCCTGGGACTCCCCCGGCTAGGAGGCAGTGGATGTCCATTGATTTAGGAACAGAGATATTCAAGGCCCCTAATCAAGTTGCTGAATGGACTGTTAGTGACTTTGACATCATTATACCTGAGCAATGA
- the LOC118030412 gene encoding G-type lectin S-receptor-like serine/threonine-protein kinase SD2-5 — MKMMETGNLVLYNRNNKTIWQSFDHATDALLLGQILQVGQKLVASVSRGNRSEGSYYLSVASEGLFAFYQANVPQMYYYNRPFGGTVIMGIQLNYSASDNGALCQLIFSDLAGYGDVWLGRSNRCSQTSYMKYDHDGHLRLYYDNLDQPVDLLEDEMDDCDYPTSCGTYGLCSGGRCSCPSGFARDNDSMAQGKNGCLEINPVECENPHQSQSLLTLEDVYYFNYVDDGAAALKETDMKSCQQACLNNCSCKAALFLLKGVFLQGSCFLHSPVLSLSRDGISLTLQGYKSYAFIKVSNHGMIGKVSRPVVLK; from the coding sequence ATGAAGATGATGGAAACAGGAAACCTTGTGCTTTACAATCGAAACAACAAGACCATCTGGCAGTCTTTTGATCATGCAACAGACGCTCTGCTTCTTGGGCAGATACTGCAGGTGGGGCAGAAGTTGGTGGCTAGTGTTTCCAGAGGTAATAGATCCGAGGGAAGCTACTATCTTTCTGTTGCTTCTGAAGGTTTGTTTGCTTTTTACCAAGCTAATGTTCCACAAATGTACTACTACAATCGTCCATTTGGTGGGACAGTGATCATGGGCATCCAACTAAATTACAGTGCATCTGATAATGGTGCTCTATGTCAATTAATTTTCTCTGATTTAGCTGGTTATGGTGACGTATGGTTGGGAAGATCGAATAGATGCTCACAAACAAGTTATATGAAATATGATCATGATGGACATCTCAGATtatattatgataatttagATCAGCCTGTGGATTTGTTGGAAGACGAAATGGATGATTGTGATTACCCAACATCTTGCGGTACTTATGGGCTCTGCTCAGGTGGACGCTGCTCATGCCCGTCAGGATTTGCTCGAGATAATGACTCAATGGCTCAAGGAAAAAATGGATGTTTAGAGATTAATCCTGTGGAATGTGAAAATCCCCATCAATCCCAGTCTCTCCTAACATTGGAAGATGTCTACTATTTCAATTATGTTGATGATGGTGCAGCAGCGTTAAAAGAGACAGATATGAAGAGCTGTCAACAGGCATGCTTGAATAACTGTTCATGCAAAGCTGCTCTATTTCTACTGAAGGGTGTTTTTTTGCAGGGGAGTTGTTTTTTACACTCACCAGTTCTCTCGCTTTCAAGGGATGGAATATCACTTACGCTTCAAGGATATAAATCATATGCA